One genomic segment of Belonocnema kinseyi isolate 2016_QV_RU_SX_M_011 chromosome 2, B_treatae_v1, whole genome shotgun sequence includes these proteins:
- the LOC117168108 gene encoding uncharacterized protein LOC117168108, translating to MENFNISDVFKGNAIIIKPSLSGSNYCFVCEEIIKMGEASIHCNLRSHQVRLLRFRKCFTIISQGDRYDFTNSLKCNFCDLNLPWVEAAAHAQLHGKKIWKLTADVYATYFQHYLSMNTETHFCNLCFLSFATQEHILQHIKDSSHQKAWSQSAASKTNFDHYTICIRLIKQLVTHQISVGDELNSFFCHGCKESFPNLSLALDHMRIIDYFSKCNRKMVTEKEKCLASDLERHSKPEWIRKIANSEVNIIELTIPDCQSSTSENKDIDRQNNNHPSQDLTKRINLQITETGEISKFFIREELSWMISSHNLRIHPNFVECVLCDRKFSDENSVESHLQTHLEPTWIKQHSTMALKNVPSSTSSTFKENSRKRKVESSHDPDKVQKADFNSDEIIIPTLY from the coding sequence ATGGAGAACTTTAATATCTCCGATGTTTTTAAAGGAAACGCCATAATCATAAAACCATCATTATCTGGCAGTAACTACTGTTTCGTTTGCgaggaaattattaaaatgggAGAAGCGTCTATTCACTGCAACCTTCGTTCACATCAAGTCCGCTTATTACGATTTCGGAAATGCTTTACGATTATTTCTCAAGGCGACCGATACGACTTTACTAATAGCTTGAAGTgcaacttttgtgatttaaatctACCCTGGGTTGAAGCAGCTGCGCATGCACAACTCCATGGCAAGAAGATCTGGAAATTAACGGCTGACGTTTACGCGACCTACTTTCAACATTACTTATCGATGAACACTGAGACTCACTTTTGCAATCTTTGCTTTCTGTCATTCGCCACTCAGGAACATATTCTTCAGCACATCAAGGATTCGAGCCACCAGAAAGCCTGGTCTCAGTCGGCTGCCTCTAAAACTAATTTCGATCACTACACGATATGCATAAGACTAATTAAGCAACTCGTAACGCACCAAATTTCGGTTGGAGACGAGCTAAATTCTTTCTTTTGTCACGGATGTAAGGAATCATTCCCGAATTTAAGCCTTGCGCTCGATCATATGCGAATCATTGACTACTTTAGCAAGTGCAACAGAAAAATGGTTACTGAGAAGGAGAAATGTTTGGCCAGTGATTTGGAACGGCACTCGAAACCGGAATGGATCAGGAAAATTGCGAATAGTGAAGTTAACATTATCGAGTTGACGATTCCAGATTGTCAATCGTCAACTTCGGAAAATAAGGACATTGATCGTCAGAATAACAATCATCCGAGTCAGGATTTAACAAAACGAATCAATCTTCAAATAACAGAGACTGGAGAAATATCCAAGTTTTTTATACGCGAGGAATTATCGTGGATGATTTCTAGCCATAATTTACGAATTCATCCGAATTTTGTCGAGTGTGTTCTCTGTGATAGGAAGTTTTCGGATGAAAACTCAGTCGAAAGTCATTTGCAAACTCATCTGGAACCGACATGGATAAAGCAACATTCAACAATGGCACTGAAAAATGTACCTTCCAGtacaagttcaacttttaaggaAAATTCTCGAAAGAGAAAAGTGGAAAGTTCACATGATCCAGACAAGGTACAGAAAGCAGATTTTAATTCGGATGAAATCATAATTCCTACATTGTACTGA